One Bacteroidota bacterium DNA segment encodes these proteins:
- a CDS encoding adenylate/guanylate cyclase domain-containing protein, producing MKNRLEVKILLLIIVVLIAGFGTYVIVSISSQSSMLIEQNRQKSMLFGQTIMVGIRNVMLSGKASYARAFVNDARDSLTSGMLTVYNREGNEVFQEEGKGFVKSTGDPNVRRVIESQREVEAMLPCDAGEETFTRLEPLINDKECQPCHGTNHTVRGVTWVSLQPDLISFQTQSSHVELSKAQSEISEIVCNTLAAGFRNIMVSGEGPLMDTLINRTSALPFIERIQVYDRFGDLHFGLEKNVRAPSDVLRAIAKTTPIEIPDDRNGLLTRLIPLRNEERCQVCHDPKNPWRGVMAVTLRMRSLDRNPDSLKKQLTMMLQASVGAGFRSIMLVGKGSYVRSFINEVRMIPAVHDVRVFDRDGNERFVNQPAQALGQKLAQQALLTKQVIETKQVIDGQEYLVRVSPLINDKRCQGCHGTDHAVRGVVEVAASMADVNAAVNKNKIYSLITGALTVLLVWLILRVFMKRVVVHPIGNIGEVAQRVGRGDFSAAAVVTSKDEIGDLAQRINEMIVGLRERFHLQKFVSQQTVDAVRQADAMGIKLGGERKTATVFFSDVRGFTSFSEKVEPERVVAMLNSILSRQTAIVKKYGGDIDKFVGDELVAVFLGDDMVTRAVECAVEVQQTMNDVSATAGEDVGIGIGINTGEMVMGAMGSEERMDFTVIGDSVNLGARLCSAAKRGQILLSGNSAGYIGGNGSIRLVKLESIMVKGKERPIEIFEVQRHA from the coding sequence TTGAAGAATCGCCTCGAGGTCAAAATACTCCTGCTGATCATCGTTGTATTGATCGCCGGTTTCGGAACGTACGTTATCGTTTCGATCAGCAGTCAGTCCAGCATGCTCATCGAGCAGAACCGGCAAAAGTCGATGCTCTTCGGGCAGACGATCATGGTAGGAATCCGCAACGTCATGCTCTCGGGGAAGGCGAGCTACGCCCGCGCGTTCGTGAACGACGCCCGCGACAGCCTCACCTCCGGCATGCTCACCGTGTACAACAGAGAGGGGAACGAAGTTTTTCAGGAAGAAGGAAAGGGCTTCGTCAAAAGCACGGGGGACCCGAACGTCCGCCGCGTCATCGAATCGCAGCGGGAGGTCGAAGCGATGCTTCCCTGCGACGCCGGAGAAGAGACATTTACCCGCCTCGAGCCCCTCATCAACGACAAAGAGTGCCAGCCCTGCCACGGGACGAACCACACGGTGAGGGGCGTTACCTGGGTTTCGCTGCAGCCCGACCTGATATCCTTTCAAACACAGAGCTCACACGTCGAACTTTCCAAAGCTCAATCGGAAATCAGTGAAATCGTCTGCAACACCCTCGCTGCCGGCTTCCGCAACATCATGGTCTCCGGCGAAGGTCCGCTCATGGATACGCTCATCAACCGTACTTCTGCGCTCCCGTTCATTGAACGGATTCAGGTTTACGACAGATTCGGCGACCTCCATTTCGGCCTAGAAAAAAATGTCCGCGCGCCGAGCGACGTTCTCCGTGCCATCGCGAAGACCACGCCTATTGAAATTCCCGACGACCGCAACGGACTTCTCACCCGCTTGATCCCGCTGCGCAACGAGGAGCGATGCCAGGTGTGCCACGACCCGAAAAATCCGTGGCGCGGCGTCATGGCGGTGACGCTGAGGATGCGCAGCCTCGACCGCAACCCCGACTCGCTCAAGAAGCAACTGACGATGATGCTCCAGGCATCGGTCGGAGCCGGGTTCAGAAGCATCATGCTCGTGGGGAAAGGAAGCTACGTCCGCTCATTCATCAACGAGGTCCGGATGATCCCGGCGGTGCATGACGTCCGTGTCTTCGACAGGGACGGAAACGAACGTTTCGTCAACCAGCCTGCCCAGGCGCTCGGACAAAAACTTGCGCAGCAGGCTCTTCTCACCAAACAGGTCATCGAGACGAAGCAGGTCATCGACGGCCAGGAATATCTGGTGCGCGTTTCCCCTCTCATCAACGACAAACGCTGCCAGGGGTGCCACGGCACCGACCATGCCGTGCGGGGCGTGGTGGAGGTTGCCGCCTCGATGGCCGACGTCAACGCCGCCGTCAACAAGAACAAAATTTATTCGCTGATCACCGGCGCTTTAACCGTGCTGCTCGTGTGGCTCATTCTCCGCGTCTTCATGAAGCGCGTTGTCGTTCACCCGATCGGAAACATCGGCGAGGTGGCGCAGCGGGTCGGCCGGGGGGATTTTTCCGCGGCGGCTGTCGTGACATCAAAGGACGAGATCGGCGACCTGGCCCAGCGCATCAACGAAATGATCGTCGGATTGCGCGAACGGTTCCATCTTCAAAAATTTGTCTCCCAGCAGACCGTCGATGCGGTGCGGCAGGCCGATGCAATGGGGATAAAACTCGGCGGCGAACGAAAGACCGCCACCGTTTTCTTCTCAGACGTCCGCGGCTTTACATCGTTCTCGGAGAAGGTCGAGCCGGAGAGGGTCGTCGCGATGCTCAATTCCATCCTCAGCCGCCAGACCGCGATCGTGAAAAAATACGGCGGGGATATCGATAAATTTGTCGGCGACGAACTCGTCGCGGTATTTTTAGGGGATGATATGGTGACACGGGCTGTTGAATGCGCGGTCGAGGTCCAGCAAACGATGAACGACGTTTCGGCGACAGCGGGGGAAGACGTCGGCATCGGGATCGGCATCAATACCGGCGAGATGGTGATGGGGGCGATGGGAAGCGAAGAACGTATGGATTTCACCGTCATCGGCGATTCGGTGAACCTCGGGGCGCGCCTCTGCAGCGCCGCAAAGCGCGGACAGATTCTGCTGTCGGGAAATTCCGCCGGTTACATCGGCGGCAATGGTTCGATCAGACTCGTAAAGCTCGAGTCGATAATGGTAAAGGGAAAAGAACGGCCAATAGAAATTTTCGAAGTGCAAAGACATGCTTAG
- a CDS encoding T9SS type A sorting domain-containing protein — MNRFAWGPDSLGGIHVGWASVYGPGKAYMLHYRGASGIQIDSTPGFYSILPKFKFMPDGETRVVASTLDAYSDTARLRYFVSKQGTAIQEEQVFRLASNSSSIVSLITDSLQNQDALVTDYYSAIESCLIKNIGNRDTATAYLATGYNFESSFYVDRSGRVWSTATRGPTGVIVNFLLSDVDKASDFSFPLAIGDRWYYSWTNYENPIPPYPGGFDSTIADKDTLFLNGNRYVRLHSTFFPDEFLRKDGFRVYQYSFRDSAEVLRFDLSAQKGDTIAFYRNSPFDFSVLQASGNGSYFGLQRRYQDYQAFLPGALLSSTTVVDSIGIVGEADGLGNATTITAALIDGKRYGTVVAVHRSMEAIPLRFSLSQNYPNPFNPATEFRFTVPDARFVSLKVFDLLGREVSTLVSEKRQAGTYAVQWNGGDCASGVYFYQLRAGDLVDTKKMLLVK, encoded by the coding sequence ATGAATCGGTTCGCCTGGGGTCCGGACAGCCTCGGTGGCATTCATGTTGGCTGGGCGTCGGTGTACGGGCCGGGAAAAGCTTACATGCTCCATTATCGCGGCGCGAGTGGAATACAAATAGACTCGACTCCAGGGTTTTATTCTATCCTGCCGAAATTCAAATTTATGCCCGATGGAGAAACAAGGGTTGTTGCCTCAACGCTGGATGCCTACAGCGACACGGCCAGGTTACGGTACTTTGTATCAAAGCAAGGAACAGCGATCCAGGAAGAACAGGTTTTTCGACTGGCGTCGAATTCCTCGTCAATCGTCTCTTTGATTACGGACTCATTGCAAAATCAAGACGCGCTGGTTACGGACTATTATTCAGCGATTGAATCATGCCTCATAAAAAACATCGGCAACCGCGATACTGCTACGGCTTATCTGGCCACCGGCTATAATTTTGAATCATCCTTTTATGTGGACAGGAGCGGCAGGGTGTGGTCGACCGCGACAAGGGGCCCTACAGGCGTGATCGTAAATTTTCTTTTGAGTGATGTTGACAAGGCGTCTGATTTTTCCTTCCCGCTCGCCATCGGCGACCGATGGTATTATTCATGGACCAACTACGAAAACCCTATCCCGCCTTATCCCGGCGGTTTCGATTCGACGATCGCAGACAAGGATACATTGTTCTTAAATGGCAACCGCTATGTGCGACTCCATTCCACTTTTTTCCCAGATGAATTTTTGAGGAAGGATGGATTTCGGGTTTACCAGTACTCATTCCGGGACTCTGCAGAAGTTCTCCGGTTCGACCTGTCGGCGCAAAAGGGGGACACGATCGCATTCTACCGGAACTCCCCCTTTGATTTTTCGGTGCTTCAGGCATCCGGAAATGGGAGTTATTTTGGCTTGCAGCGACGGTACCAAGACTACCAGGCGTTTCTCCCCGGCGCCCTTTTGTCCTCGACCACCGTTGTCGACAGCATCGGCATCGTCGGTGAGGCAGATGGGCTTGGAAACGCCACCACAATCACGGCGGCGCTTATCGACGGCAAGCGGTACGGAACGGTCGTAGCGGTTCATCGGTCTATGGAGGCCATCCCTCTCCGTTTCAGTCTGTCGCAGAATTATCCGAACCCGTTCAACCCCGCAACCGAGTTCCGGTTCACTGTTCCCGATGCACGCTTTGTTTCGTTGAAAGTATTCGATCTTCTCGGGCGGGAAGTATCAACGCTCGTCAGTGAAAAACGTCAGGCGGGAACATATGCTGTGCAATGGAACGGCGGAGATTGCGCGAGCGGCGTATACTTTTATCAACTGCGCGCCGGAGACCTTGTCGATACAAAAAAGATGCTGTTGGTGAAATAA
- a CDS encoding PQQ-binding-like beta-propeller repeat protein yields MKRVRSLSAAALMKALLLLTATVAGIVVAGDTKGAAWTTSFGKTINAIRFLDDSTHILLASGESIGLFDAVSGKKVWTMEVKGLAKKGIKYVLHGSKFLVSTSKTVQCYDAMTGAKLWETEVPGVDQEDYKSADKGSASVIMIRYEDQRVLFDMNTGKILLNVTINADLKSKGGYVLFDLQKQGKEIVMLKGDKLGLFDINTGAQLFTGEKYEANSDLVKKKFAWSHKSDDESAILFVLDEEVAVVDAVHNKELVRRKVALDASHEVLVPTTQGCAVFTKDSLIHFNFQNGSTAGIPLSYADIRSMQAYLVDGKDILLISLKNKMVALDPVGGKTVWQSKDGDPNFEGFAHRFIEQDGSRAIITYNRPRDSGSEQGTYLYLMGLNLLTGNVDYRTPVALGKKVVSHETSFLGSLGRVYLAAATMGLSEAMRGADFGYSDIGFDYDVTQMDNKLVIGIVTSSEMLNPETRSGSGEGFCAVDMKTGAYVYRNYFPVLDGDEKKTSSAIVQGNIVYFTGKDRLIAFDFSAGKKLWTLEKELDGVQIADLAVIDGLLYAKFGKKEYSVVFLRGDHSYEAYRTNTVRDDKIDFKKETNDTPYGFMAVDPAAGKVLWKVETDEDPSLAQGSFGLSAARNSFTFHSIALGFSGYADRDRALVAKPFDFEKSYNAAQKVLYFSDLEKIYALKLGRDGGKFAWESSLKKNDVGTIDFEKAFAYSRKKNLTQPLRVETANGQIVAYGPDGIAAFDPSTGSAKWKHDWSYDWQKIKFTPELFGNKLMYCVDRKLTRIDLATGAVEFQVGVDKETHLFPMPDDSYLIALTDKEAAAYPLKQN; encoded by the coding sequence ATGAAAAGAGTGCGATCTCTTTCGGCGGCAGCTCTTATGAAAGCGCTTCTGTTGTTGACAGCAACAGTTGCCGGAATCGTTGTTGCCGGAGACACAAAAGGGGCGGCGTGGACGACGAGCTTCGGGAAAACGATCAACGCGATACGGTTCCTTGACGACAGCACACACATCCTTCTCGCCAGCGGCGAATCGATCGGATTGTTTGATGCCGTTTCCGGGAAAAAGGTCTGGACGATGGAGGTCAAAGGGCTTGCCAAGAAAGGGATCAAATACGTTCTCCATGGGAGCAAATTCCTTGTCAGTACGTCGAAAACGGTTCAATGCTATGATGCGATGACAGGGGCCAAATTATGGGAAACAGAGGTGCCGGGCGTCGATCAGGAGGATTACAAAAGCGCCGATAAAGGGTCGGCCAGCGTTATCATGATCCGCTACGAGGACCAGCGCGTGCTGTTCGATATGAACACCGGCAAAATTTTGCTGAACGTCACGATCAACGCCGACCTGAAATCGAAAGGCGGGTACGTGCTGTTCGACCTGCAGAAGCAGGGAAAAGAGATCGTCATGCTCAAGGGGGACAAACTCGGTCTCTTCGATATCAACACCGGCGCGCAGCTTTTCACCGGAGAAAAGTACGAGGCGAACAGCGATCTGGTGAAAAAGAAATTCGCGTGGTCGCACAAATCCGACGACGAGAGCGCGATCCTGTTTGTTCTCGACGAAGAGGTTGCGGTGGTCGATGCCGTCCACAACAAGGAACTGGTGCGCCGCAAAGTTGCCCTCGACGCATCGCACGAAGTCCTCGTGCCGACAACGCAGGGATGCGCCGTGTTCACCAAAGACTCGCTCATTCATTTCAATTTCCAGAACGGTTCGACCGCAGGCATCCCGCTTTCATACGCCGACATTCGGTCGATGCAGGCGTATCTTGTGGACGGAAAGGATATTCTTCTCATCAGCCTCAAGAACAAAATGGTCGCCCTCGACCCAGTCGGCGGAAAAACCGTCTGGCAGTCGAAGGACGGCGACCCGAACTTCGAAGGTTTCGCTCACCGGTTTATTGAGCAGGACGGCAGCCGGGCCATTATCACGTATAACCGTCCCCGCGACAGCGGCAGTGAGCAGGGTACATATCTTTATCTGATGGGATTGAATCTCCTTACCGGCAATGTCGACTACCGGACGCCCGTTGCGCTCGGAAAAAAAGTGGTTTCGCACGAGACCAGTTTTCTCGGGTCGCTCGGAAGGGTCTACCTTGCCGCGGCTACGATGGGACTTTCGGAAGCCATGCGGGGGGCGGATTTCGGCTACTCCGATATCGGCTTCGATTATGATGTGACCCAGATGGACAACAAACTTGTCATCGGCATTGTCACTTCGTCGGAAATGCTCAATCCCGAGACCCGCAGCGGAAGCGGCGAAGGATTTTGCGCCGTTGACATGAAGACCGGTGCGTACGTTTACAGAAATTACTTTCCCGTTCTTGACGGTGATGAAAAGAAAACCAGCTCGGCCATTGTGCAGGGGAACATCGTTTATTTCACCGGAAAGGACCGGCTGATCGCATTCGATTTTTCCGCCGGCAAGAAGTTATGGACGCTGGAAAAGGAGCTCGACGGGGTCCAGATCGCCGACCTTGCTGTGATCGACGGGTTGCTGTACGCCAAATTCGGGAAGAAAGAATACTCGGTCGTTTTTTTACGCGGCGACCACAGTTATGAGGCGTACAGAACCAACACCGTGCGGGACGATAAGATCGACTTCAAAAAAGAAACCAACGACACTCCGTACGGATTTATGGCCGTCGACCCGGCGGCGGGCAAAGTTCTTTGGAAAGTGGAAACGGATGAGGACCCGTCCCTTGCGCAGGGGAGCTTCGGTTTGAGCGCGGCGCGGAATTCATTCACCTTCCACTCGATCGCTCTCGGTTTCAGCGGCTATGCGGACCGCGACCGGGCTCTTGTCGCAAAACCCTTCGACTTCGAAAAGAGCTATAATGCCGCGCAGAAAGTATTGTATTTCAGCGACCTTGAAAAGATCTATGCCCTCAAACTCGGACGGGACGGCGGGAAATTCGCCTGGGAATCGAGCCTGAAGAAAAACGACGTCGGCACGATCGACTTTGAGAAGGCATTTGCCTACAGCAGGAAAAAGAACCTCACCCAGCCCCTCCGCGTCGAAACCGCGAACGGACAAATTGTGGCATACGGACCGGATGGTATTGCGGCGTTCGATCCCTCGACCGGCAGCGCGAAATGGAAACACGACTGGAGCTACGATTGGCAGAAGATAAAATTCACCCCTGAATTGTTCGGGAACAAGCTGATGTACTGCGTCGACCGAAAACTGACGCGCATCGACCTGGCAACCGGAGCGGTCGAATTTCAGGTCGGCGTCGATAAGGAGACACACCTGTTTCCTATGCCGGATGACAGCTATCTCATTGCCCTTACCGATAAGGAAGCCGCGGCATACCCGCTGAAGCAGAATTAA
- a CDS encoding response regulator transcription factor, whose protein sequence is MISVAIVDDDKEVRDGIAVLINGTEGYRCVGAFANAEEALERIPGSPIDVVLMDINMPQISGIECVTKLKLREPRLQIMMLTSFEDDEKIFQSLVAGASGYLLKKTPPAKLLEAIEEVHHGGSPMSNQIARKVVETFQRSGPPAGETVGLTAREQEILSHLAKGYRYKEIADTLFISVETVRTHLRNIYDKLHVRSRTEAVLKYLNKQ, encoded by the coding sequence ATGATCAGTGTTGCGATAGTCGACGACGATAAAGAAGTTCGCGACGGCATCGCCGTTTTGATTAACGGAACGGAGGGGTACCGTTGCGTCGGAGCGTTTGCCAACGCCGAGGAGGCACTCGAACGAATTCCGGGATCCCCGATCGATGTTGTGTTGATGGACATCAATATGCCGCAGATATCCGGCATCGAGTGCGTCACAAAGCTGAAGCTGCGCGAGCCGCGGCTCCAGATCATGATGCTCACGTCATTCGAGGATGATGAGAAGATCTTCCAATCTCTCGTCGCCGGCGCAAGCGGCTACCTTCTCAAAAAAACACCCCCCGCCAAGCTGTTGGAAGCCATAGAAGAGGTGCATCACGGCGGTTCGCCGATGTCCAACCAGATCGCGCGCAAGGTCGTCGAGACGTTTCAACGGAGCGGTCCGCCGGCGGGCGAAACCGTCGGGCTGACAGCCCGCGAGCAGGAAATACTCTCCCATCTTGCCAAAGGATACCGCTACAAAGAGATCGCCGATACGCTGTTCATCAGCGTTGAAACGGTCCGCACTCATCTCCGCAACATTTACGATAAGCTCCACGTCCGCTCCCGCACAGAAGCCGTGCTGAAATACCTCAATAAACAGTGA
- a CDS encoding ATP-binding protein, producing the protein MPASEKHIGTIYSISSSSAMAVLDNTIISMERMLGGKPYQIGQIGTFVAIPIGTTSVIGMIARVQLSHQDQPATEGVAEGAQILKGKKEMEIQLVGSVVNGKFEKGIASFPPVGADVYMTDDSDMTTLFSTYAQFGFAIGDISGYLGERQYIDPNKFFGKHIALLGSTGSGKSTAVSSILQKVQMFSNTHVIVLDIHNEYKAAFRDFGNIINITDLELPHWFMNFEEMREAFVDESESSAQSQEMLLKDLVLNSKKIKNPTLQEYITIDAPVYYDLNEVRAKFQFYDTERITGYGGGQSREGPFFGQFTRFLVRLDSRMTDRRYEFMFKPKKFKDSVAIKDVISKIFGLENKKQITVLDLSGVPFDIVNVIVSLLARMIFDFNFWNKSKSDFPVLLVFEEAHNYLPQVPTAHNRAARRTVERIAKEGRKYGVACMIVSQRPSELSETILSQCNNFITLRLTNPTDQNYVRKLVPDSFSGLFDLLPTLRPGEALIIGDSTPLPVRVLLDYPAPPPDSADIKFYDKWVGSEKETVVSDVVERWWRQDRS; encoded by the coding sequence ATGCCCGCATCAGAAAAACATATCGGTACCATATATAGCATCAGCAGCTCAAGCGCAATGGCCGTGCTGGATAATACGATCATCTCAATGGAACGAATGCTGGGAGGGAAACCGTACCAGATCGGCCAGATCGGCACCTTCGTCGCAATTCCGATCGGCACGACAAGCGTCATCGGAATGATCGCCCGCGTCCAGCTTTCCCACCAGGATCAGCCCGCAACAGAAGGCGTGGCGGAAGGCGCGCAAATCCTCAAGGGAAAAAAAGAGATGGAGATACAGCTGGTGGGCTCGGTTGTCAACGGAAAATTCGAGAAAGGAATCGCCAGCTTCCCGCCGGTCGGCGCCGACGTTTACATGACCGACGACAGCGATATGACGACGCTCTTTTCCACGTACGCACAATTCGGGTTTGCGATCGGCGACATCTCCGGCTATTTAGGAGAGCGCCAATACATCGACCCGAATAAATTCTTCGGAAAACACATCGCCCTCCTTGGTTCGACCGGATCCGGAAAATCGACCGCGGTCTCGTCGATCCTCCAGAAAGTACAGATGTTCTCCAACACGCATGTGATCGTGCTCGATATTCACAACGAATACAAGGCCGCCTTCCGCGACTTCGGAAACATCATCAATATCACCGACCTCGAGCTGCCCCACTGGTTCATGAATTTCGAGGAGATGCGCGAGGCATTCGTCGATGAAAGCGAGTCTTCGGCACAAAGCCAGGAAATGCTCTTGAAGGACCTCGTCCTTAATTCGAAGAAGATCAAGAACCCGACGCTGCAGGAATACATCACCATCGACGCGCCGGTCTACTATGACCTGAACGAAGTGCGGGCGAAGTTCCAGTTCTACGACACGGAGCGGATCACCGGCTACGGAGGCGGGCAGTCGCGCGAGGGACCGTTCTTCGGCCAGTTTACGCGCTTCCTCGTCCGCTTAGACAGCCGCATGACTGACAGGCGGTATGAGTTCATGTTCAAGCCGAAGAAATTCAAAGACTCCGTCGCGATCAAGGACGTCATTTCCAAGATCTTCGGCCTGGAAAACAAGAAACAGATCACCGTCCTTGACCTGAGCGGTGTACCGTTCGATATCGTCAACGTCATCGTGTCGCTCCTCGCCAGGATGATCTTCGATTTCAATTTCTGGAACAAGAGCAAGTCCGATTTTCCGGTACTGCTCGTCTTCGAGGAAGCGCACAATTACCTGCCGCAGGTCCCCACGGCGCACAACCGCGCGGCGCGGAGAACGGTCGAGCGCATCGCGAAGGAAGGGAGAAAATACGGCGTTGCGTGCATGATCGTCAGCCAGCGTCCGTCGGAGCTTTCGGAAACGATCCTGTCGCAATGCAACAATTTTATCACGCTCCGTTTGACAAATCCCACCGACCAAAACTACGTGCGGAAACTGGTCCCCGATTCCTTCAGCGGATTGTTCGACCTTCTGCCGACGCTCCGTCCAGGCGAAGCGCTCATCATCGGCGACTCGACGCCACTTCCCGTCCGCGTGCTGCTCGATTATCCAGCCCCGCCGCCGGACAGCGCCGACATCAAGTTCTATGACAAATGGGTGGGGTCGGAAAAGGAGACCGTCGTCTCGGATGTCGTCGAGCGGTGGTGGAGACAGGACAGATCGTGA
- a CDS encoding family 10 glycosylhydrolase, with amino-acid sequence MLRFSFLLFILAVIEFFLPVPSEGQQDLIAPKWEVRAVWLTTAGGADWPKTYDVAAQKRSLAGIFETLQKKHFNTVFFQVRPRGNTFYRSRFEPWAAELTGTLGQDPGWDPLEFAIGEAHKRGMELHAWFNVAKVYNSGQPPLSSPRHIVRSHPEWVQQYDGEWWVDMGRPEVREYTENLVMELVRLYDLDGIHFDYIRYPGQKFEDWNSFRLYSDGVERDQWRRNNITQFVREMYRQIIGEKPMMKVGSAPLGIYRPIPGAQSGFSAYEELYQDSRSWLQEKIQDYVAPQIYWDFGEQVNPYDPDFRALCIDWSRNNFGRYVYAGLGVYRDNVQKEVTEQIFLTRTLECQGQSFFRYENILDLPGIAITYKYPALIPPMPWKDSIPPLPPTDIAVVQGSGHSTIVKWKEPAIAVDGDGASHYVVYRSTEESVDIRNPRNIVAVLPSATTQYIDETPGNTSYYYTVTALDKGNNESGGNFLAYQTRKNDVLSSAEYSLGQNYPNPFTDRTYISYEIADRTPVQLSVRDSSTNKEILIVQETEDAGTYIVSLEGTALAKGRYLYTLKAGSFVATKILERGE; translated from the coding sequence ATGCTTAGATTCAGTTTCCTTCTTTTTATTCTTGCTGTCATTGAATTTTTCCTTCCGGTTCCCTCGGAAGGGCAGCAGGACCTCATCGCGCCGAAATGGGAAGTGCGCGCGGTATGGTTGACAACCGCCGGCGGCGCCGATTGGCCGAAGACGTACGACGTTGCCGCTCAGAAAAGGTCTCTCGCGGGAATTTTTGAAACTCTCCAGAAGAAGCATTTCAACACGGTCTTTTTTCAGGTGCGTCCGCGCGGGAACACATTTTACAGGTCACGGTTCGAACCGTGGGCCGCGGAATTGACAGGCACCCTCGGCCAGGATCCAGGGTGGGATCCTCTTGAGTTCGCCATAGGGGAGGCGCACAAGCGGGGGATGGAGCTTCATGCATGGTTCAACGTTGCGAAGGTCTATAACAGCGGCCAGCCGCCGCTCAGCTCGCCGCGCCACATTGTGCGCAGCCATCCCGAATGGGTCCAGCAGTACGACGGAGAATGGTGGGTCGACATGGGAAGACCCGAAGTCCGGGAATACACCGAGAACCTCGTCATGGAACTGGTCCGGCTGTACGACCTCGACGGAATTCACTTCGATTATATCCGCTATCCGGGACAAAAATTCGAGGACTGGAACTCCTTCCGCCTGTACAGCGACGGCGTGGAACGGGACCAATGGCGCCGGAACAACATCACGCAATTCGTCCGGGAGATGTATCGGCAGATCATCGGTGAGAAACCGATGATGAAGGTCGGGTCGGCGCCGCTCGGTATCTACAGGCCGATCCCGGGGGCGCAATCGGGATTCTCCGCATACGAGGAGCTGTATCAGGATTCACGGTCGTGGCTGCAGGAAAAAATTCAGGATTATGTGGCGCCCCAGATCTACTGGGATTTCGGAGAGCAGGTGAATCCGTACGACCCGGACTTTCGGGCACTCTGTATCGATTGGAGCAGGAATAATTTCGGCCGGTATGTCTATGCGGGGCTCGGCGTGTACCGTGATAACGTTCAGAAGGAAGTCACCGAACAAATATTTCTGACGCGAACGCTTGAATGCCAGGGACAGTCGTTCTTCCGCTACGAGAACATCCTGGACCTTCCCGGCATTGCGATCACATACAAATACCCGGCACTCATCCCGCCGATGCCGTGGAAGGATTCGATCCCCCCGCTTCCGCCGACGGATATCGCCGTTGTGCAGGGCTCCGGCCATTCCACCATCGTCAAATGGAAAGAGCCGGCGATCGCCGTGGACGGCGACGGCGCTTCGCATTACGTCGTGTACCGTTCCACCGAGGAATCTGTCGACATCCGGAACCCACGGAACATTGTCGCGGTGCTTCCGTCGGCGACAACACAGTATATTGATGAGACGCCGGGCAATACCAGCTATTATTATACCGTGACTGCCCTCGACAAAGGGAACAACGAGAGCGGAGGAAATTTTCTTGCGTATCAGACACGAAAGAACGATGTGCTGTCGTCGGCAGAATACTCGCTGGGCCAAAACTATCCTAATCCGTTTACCGATCGAACGTATATCTCTTACGAAATTGCAGACCGAACGCCGGTCCAGCTAAGCGTAAGAGATTCTTCGACGAACAAAGAAATCCTCATCGTGCAGGAGACGGAGGACGCGGGGACATATATTGTCTCGCTGGAAGGAACAGCGCTCGCGAAGGGGAGGTATCTTTATACGCTCAAAGCCGGCTCATTCGTCGCGACGAAGATACTGGAACGGGGAGAATAA